One Chthoniobacterales bacterium DNA segment encodes these proteins:
- a CDS encoding Do family serine endopeptidase, translating to MKRFLLFVLLLGLGLGYFYYQKQGQLTRHSTNWRPEKFTPADKPKLGEGDLEILSRLDSEYKKLSSAVVPSVVSITTSRRIEQQQIDPLEFFFGRRRQGRTRQQVQSSLGSGFIVSKEGHIVTNNHVIENMDEIQVQLADGRTAPAKILGADPVTDLAVLKIELPNITPLAMGNSDEVEVGQLVFAIGNPYGLQESVSQGIISAKGRKATSDSMVEAFQTDAAVNRGNSGGPLVNIRGEVIGVNSSIFSESGGNQGIAFAIPSNTVKNTVESVISRGKVVRGYLGVTMQVVSPELASQVGATGLDGVIVEEVMDGSPADIAGVQPGDIIKKFNGKEIADPVALRNNVSQMPIDSKVELVVLRDNQEKKLTAKILEQPENYAALAARQRRAPAPVNPRSSATPNVPAPAQAMVGIEVADAEDGGGVVVTAVDENTPAGRKLKEGDVIQEINRNPIHSVDEYRALVSTLDPNASQVLFVVRGRQRSFVVVPAR from the coding sequence ATGAAAAGATTTCTCCTCTTCGTCCTCCTGCTCGGCCTAGGGCTCGGCTATTTCTATTACCAGAAACAAGGTCAGCTCACGCGGCATTCCACCAACTGGCGGCCGGAGAAATTTACCCCCGCCGACAAGCCGAAGCTCGGGGAAGGCGACCTCGAGATCCTCTCGCGACTCGACTCGGAATACAAAAAACTCTCCAGCGCCGTCGTGCCGTCCGTGGTCAGCATCACCACGTCGCGACGCATCGAGCAGCAGCAAATCGACCCGCTGGAATTTTTCTTCGGACGCCGCCGCCAGGGACGCACCCGGCAGCAGGTGCAATCGTCGCTCGGCTCCGGCTTCATCGTCAGCAAGGAAGGCCACATCGTGACGAATAATCACGTGATCGAAAACATGGACGAGATCCAGGTGCAACTCGCCGACGGCCGCACCGCTCCCGCGAAAATCCTCGGAGCCGACCCCGTGACCGACCTCGCGGTGCTGAAGATCGAACTGCCAAACATCACGCCGCTCGCCATGGGCAACTCCGACGAAGTCGAGGTCGGCCAGCTCGTTTTTGCCATCGGCAACCCCTATGGATTGCAGGAAAGTGTGAGTCAGGGAATTATCAGCGCCAAAGGACGCAAGGCGACTTCCGACAGTATGGTCGAGGCGTTTCAGACCGATGCGGCGGTCAATCGCGGCAACTCTGGCGGGCCGCTGGTGAACATTCGCGGCGAGGTCATCGGCGTGAATAGCTCGATCTTTTCCGAGTCGGGCGGCAACCAGGGCATCGCGTTTGCCATTCCCTCGAACACGGTGAAAAACACAGTCGAAAGCGTCATTTCCCGGGGAAAAGTCGTGCGCGGCTACCTCGGCGTCACCATGCAAGTCGTCTCCCCCGAGCTTGCCAGCCAGGTGGGCGCGACCGGGCTCGATGGCGTGATCGTCGAGGAAGTGATGGACGGTTCGCCCGCCGACATCGCCGGGGTGCAGCCGGGGGACATCATTAAAAAATTCAACGGCAAGGAGATCGCCGACCCGGTGGCGCTGCGCAACAACGTCTCGCAAATGCCCATCGACTCGAAGGTCGAGTTGGTGGTGTTGCGCGATAATCAGGAGAAAAAACTGACCGCCAAGATCCTCGAGCAACCGGAGAATTACGCCGCGCTGGCGGCTCGTCAACGGCGGGCGCCCGCTCCGGTCAATCCGCGTTCGTCCGCCACTCCGAATGTGCCCGCACCGGCGCAGGCGATGGTCGGCATCGAAGTCGCCGATGCCGAGGATGGCGGCGGCGTGGTGGTGACGGCAGTGGATGAAAACACGCCTGCCGGTCGGAAGTTGAAGGAGGGCGACGTGATCCAGGAGATTAACCGCAACCCGATTCATTCGGTGGATGAATACCGCGCGCTGGTCAGCACGCTCGATCCGAATGCGAGTCAGGTCCTGTTCGTCGTGCGCGGACGCCAGAGATCGTTCGTGGTCGTGCCTGCCAGATAA